Proteins encoded in a region of the Pseudomonas denitrificans (nom. rej.) genome:
- a CDS encoding ABC transporter permease, with product MIAQHLKKLPGTRETSLLVLAYLYLPIFVLIGYSFNANRSATVWTEFSFAWYGKIVANPSIQAAAFNSLVVAGFATVLSTAIALAAALATSRPFYGRRLVEGGINLPLILPEIVIAVATLLLFMSLGIKLGLMTVIVAHVGFCIPFAYLPIRARLNDLDKSLLEAAGDLYASPYQVFRRVTLPLLWPAVLSGAVLAFVVSLDDFIMTFFVAGPGSTTLPVYIFSAIKAGVTPEINAISTLMLVISIVLVVLSYWLGQRGKPDA from the coding sequence ATGATCGCCCAGCACCTGAAGAAACTGCCCGGCACCCGCGAAACCAGCCTGCTGGTCCTGGCCTACCTGTACCTGCCGATCTTCGTTCTGATCGGCTACAGCTTCAACGCCAACCGCTCGGCCACGGTGTGGACCGAATTCTCCTTCGCCTGGTACGGCAAGATAGTCGCCAACCCCTCGATCCAGGCGGCGGCGTTCAACTCGCTGGTGGTCGCCGGCTTTGCCACCGTGCTGTCCACGGCGATCGCCCTGGCGGCGGCGCTGGCGACCTCGCGGCCGTTCTACGGACGGCGGCTGGTGGAGGGCGGCATCAACCTGCCGCTGATCCTGCCGGAGATCGTCATCGCGGTGGCCACGCTGCTGCTGTTCATGTCGCTGGGCATCAAGCTGGGCCTGATGACGGTGATCGTCGCCCACGTCGGCTTCTGCATTCCCTTCGCCTACCTGCCGATCCGTGCACGCCTGAACGACCTGGACAAGAGCCTGCTGGAAGCCGCCGGCGACCTCTACGCCAGCCCCTACCAGGTGTTCCGCCGGGTGACTTTGCCGCTGCTGTGGCCGGCGGTGCTGTCCGGCGCGGTGCTGGCGTTCGTGGTCAGCCTCGACGACTTCATCATGACCTTCTTCGTCGCCGGCCCCGGCTCGACGACGCTGCCGGTCTACATCTTCTCGGCCATCAAGGCCGGGGTGACCCCCGAGATCAACGCAATCTCGACCCTCATGCTGGTGATTTCCATCGTCCTCGTGGTGCTGTCGTACTGGCTCGGCCAGCGCGGCAAACCGGACGCCTGA